The DNA sequence tcttcaacAAAGGAGATGTATACTCAAGTATTTGTTTACTATGCAGCTCTGAAACTTAAAGGACCTAGTATATCCTCTGTAAATAGCGGTGACACATCTTTAAACTTTAATCCCATCTTCAAACATGGGAGAATGAGTCAACCTGCGACGTCTCCTTTACGTAGAAGTTGTCATAACCCCCATGAACCAAAGTTAAGAAAAAGTAAAGGAAAGAATATATATCAAGTATCTCATGAGAACAAGAATTTGATTTCAGATTTTGACAATGTGGTTGAAATCGACAATTCAGAGTCAAGTGATTTAGATTTTGGAATTGATGATATGTACCATGATGAGCTAGATGGTGTGATATTGAATCAGAATTTGTGGCGTGGATATATGGATCTTGGCCCTCCGTCAAAGTTGTGCAATAAATATGGTGCTACTATGTGGAACGAAGAGCGTAATAATAAATCATGTCCATGTAAAGAGCCCACATTTTCTTTGTGCTGTCAGAATGGTCAGATACATTTGTCAAAAGAAAGACCGCCACCAGAACCACTTGCTTCTTTGTTACTTGGTGGTGAGAAATCAAGGCATTATAAACAGTACATAAGAGTGTACAAGTGCATGTTCCAATTCACTTCCACAGGTGGTAAGATTGATAACTCAATAAACAGAGGTAGCTCTCCATATTATTTTCGCTTACAATGTCAAAACTATCATTTGGTTGGGAGTTTAGTACCGCTGGATGGATCTTGCCCCAAATTTTGTCAGCTCTACATATACGACACGCATAATGAGGTTGAGAATAGAATCAATGCAATGGGAGGTGCTTCTAACAATGTTGATCCAGATATTGTCGAGGAAATTTTAAGTATGTTAGATAAGAATAATGAGTTAGTCAAAGTTTTTCGCATGGCTCGGAATCGGTTTGAAAATGAAGATCTGGATGAGTTTAAGTTAGTCCTCATATCATCTCAATCTTCTAGCGGGAGACCAAACCATATTACCCCATTAGATGAAGTTACTGCTTCCATTGTTAGTGATGATATGGATACCGGTGGTTTTAGAGACATGGTTGTGAATTCCTAACAAAAAGGGCGGAAAAGGATATATGAAATAGATCCACATTTCATGCATTTACAATATCCACTACTGCTTCCTTCGGGAACCGAGAGGTATCATAATCGTATACCTTTGATAAGCAATAAATACTCTGAAATAGAGAATTTAGATGATAAAGAGCTTGATCCTGACTCGACACAGAGGCGACATGTTTCACTAAGAGAGTATTATTGTTATAAGATTATGATACGCACTTCTGAAGGTATTTATTAAAAGTAAGCTATGTGATTAGAATATAAATTGCGTAATGAATTAGTGTATAAATTTCACCATTGTGTCATTAATTTCAGGTTTAACGCCACACCTTGCCGGACGTTTGTGGCAACAGTACGTTGTGGATCAATTTGCTGCCATTGAACAATATAGATTAGAATGGGTTTCAATGCATCAAACTACCATCCATGCTGATTTGTATAATTTTGTACGTGATGCTCTCAGTAAAGGAGACCATGATCCAATGCATGTTGGAAAATCTGTTATACTTCCTGCTTTATTCATTGGATCTCAGCAATACCTATCTCAATACTTTAAGGATTTCTTGGCGATATGTCGTGCAATTGGtcatccatccttatttctcacCATGACGTGCAACTCAAAGTGGTCAGAGATACAAGAAATTCTTAAATTGTTGTCCAATGTTGATCCTGTCGATGCACCAGATATTGTTTCTCGTGTATTTAAACTGAAGCTTGATCAGCTATTAGATTTGATTAAAAAGGAGAACTTTTTTGGAAAGTGTATAGGAGGCAAATTTTTGTTATTGGACACCAACAATTTTACATTAAAGTTTTGTAAACATATCTACAGATGCATAAATTTAATGACatattttttctttaattatGATTTGCACAATTATGCATGTAATTGAATTCCAGAAGTGTGGTTTGCCCACGTGCATATGCTAATCTGGCTGAGCCCCGAAAGCAGACCTAATTCTATTGAAAAGGTTGACCAATTGGTTTCTGCTGAAATATCAGATAAGAATTCGGATCCAATAGCATATGAAGTTGTTAAAAACTACATGATGTATGGACCCTGTGGTAAATACTTATACACATCTCCATGTATGGTGAAAGGAAAATGCATGCGTCATTTCCCAAAGAGGTGTGAATAAATAGAATGATACATATGTTCTGTAATAAGTCTACTTTTATTAATCTAGACGCATGTATATTTTTTTTTGCAGATTTAATGGTAATACCTGTTTTGACGATTGTGGTATTCCTGTGTATCGGAGGCATAACACTGGTAGAGTTATCAATAAAAAGGGATCAACCTTGAACATCAATATGTAGTTCCATACAATCGAGATCTTATGTTTCGGTTTCAGTGTCAGATAAATCTGGAAATTTGTAACAGTTCAAGATCGTTGAAATATCTCTTCAAGTACTGTTTGAAGGGTCATGACACTGCTACAATGTTGTTGAAGAAGAAAAGTAACAAATCAGGGATTGAATAAACTGCAAGATCCGTGAAGAATTTGAATGAGGTCAAGAATTTTCTTGATGGTAGATATGTTTGTGCATCTGTAAAATCACCCATATTTGTACAAACAAAATATATCTGAACTTCTTTTAGATCCATTTCTCCATCAATTGACATTCAATGATCAATCTAACATCAAATTCTTATTCTAACAATGACATAATTATAAGAGAATTGAACAAGTTTCCTCTTTCAGAATGAGTACCCCTGATGAAATGCTATGGATTAGTTATATTAGTGAATGCAGTACTTCAAACTCTAACCATAAACACCTTGAATCAACTTCAAATTGAAAGAGAGAGTGTATAAATTGTAAGTGAGTTTTGTTTACATATTTTGAtttgctttttctttttatttttggAATATGTTTGTGTATTATTCAAGTATTTTGTCCATCCTAAAAAAATACTTTTATATGTTAAATTGACATTATACTTTTCCTTATAAATTGTATGGAAATATAAATGCTCTATTAAcgtatttttattaaaatcaaataaatCTATAATTATGTTTTATATCAATATAGTACATCCATTTGGAAAATCTTTAATAACTTGCTGCTCTATATACTTTTTTAGATGCATAATATGTGATGTCATCTAAGAATGAATGTGACTGTTGTATTGTATGTATACCTTTTTTCATAAATTTAAATCACATTATTTAATTTTGGTATTGTCTAAACTATTCATGGCAATATTATTTGACAGACTTTTACCTAAACTCGACACCATAATTTTTCAGCGAAAAATAAACTATCCAAATTATAAAAAAAtggtaaaaaaatttatttggtGCGAATCGTAAAAATTaatgaaatttattttatttgCTAGCATGCGTAGCGCGCGGGCAAATGTCCCTAGTTGAACATAGTAGTACAAGAgtattattttaaaagaaaaatctttaaacaattgTGCTATAATAAGAAAAGTATAATTACTTAGAAAACAAAATCAAATAACAAATAAGGGGCCTAAATTTTTGCAAATATTCTCTAAAATAATCTATTATCTCACAAGAAATATCGACCTTTCTATCTAATTTTAATTCTACAGATACATTGACAATTTGATTTGGAGCAATATTAGgtggaaattgttttaaaaataattttgaaaaagttaaaaaatataattttatctTTGAAAATTTGACAAATTTCACATATTTGATTAACATTTCGACTTGAAAATGCTTGTTGTTTAACCACTGATTTCATAAAACAAAAATAGTTTGATTTACTTCGTTGCACAATTTTTTCAGAGATTTGTTAATTTTCTTTAAGTGAAGATAATTTATccataaaatttataatttttaggTTGAATAATTAAATTTTAGTTAGTTGTAGTGCTCTGAATCAAAACAACCTACCCTTAAGTAATTTTTTTTGATAATTGTTTATACTTTTTTTATAAACCGTGGATATAGTCAACACCGAGTAAAAAGTGATCCAAATTTGAATTACTAAATAGTACTAGTCCAAAATCGGATCACTATTATTCACCTATTCAAATACTTTAGTATAAgtgttgtggaataaaaattaGGATTTCGTTAATATTTGATGTTATGGTTTGTGAATTTCGAGATTTAATGGTTGTTCTCGCGTTGTGCACTAGTTATcctcacaagatgcctacatatctctgtgttgtagagaatcaagccaaaaatgtagttATAGGTTGAGCGGTAGGGCACTTTATATAGAGGTTGAGTTAGGATTAGACCTaggttgggagacttggtggcAAGTCTCCAACTTATAAGGCAATTAGGACTCTTGTAAGTTAGCGGATTCTAGTCCTTCCTTGTAGGAGTTAGATTTCACGTTGAACGTCACGTCTCTGGTCTTCAGTCGTATTAGGCCTTATCCATGAACAGCTTTCATTCGTGGATATTGTAAGCCTATGCCGTTCTCAACTCGTGAAAGGCCTTGACCGGCCTGGTTTGTATAGGGATTCAGTTAGGAATTCCAAGTGTAATTAGTAGGACATTTATTATGTCTTTAGGATGTACTTTTGacccatatcatttgcccccaacttccgGGAAAACTACTcgagttttcgtggaagttataatggtTAATTCGCAACTCAACGTACTTCCGACCCTTCATGGGTATTGGCGCTTCATTGGTATCATCGTTTTATCATAAAGTATGGAGAAACCTACACGTTGGGCTTTTGCACAGACTAATTAAATAGTGTTTAACACTAAACTATCTTAATCGGGACTAAATAAATAGTGTTGATTACCTTTTAACCTTGGCAAAGGTTAAGTATAGTGTGAAAGCTGCTAACAGGCCCTCATCGGGGGTAATCGGCCCTAAACGGGGCTAATTTCCATGTACAAGTTGCTAATAAGGCTTAATACGACATAATTTTAAGCTAAAGTACACTAATCGACCAAAATCGAGGCTAACTGACCCCAAACGGAGCTAAACAACCATAATCACGGCTTGTTAATATACACAAGTCACTAATTAACCTTAATATAAGCTAATTATGAGTATAAATAAGTTATatggccctaatcggggctaaatATCGCACAAGTCATGACTAATTAACCTTAATTCGGGCTAATTATGTCCAATATACACTAATtatgttagaaaattaggattttagagcttaatttaattatgttcttgatgttaatcctaaaatctaatgattggaaattgttcaatgatatttgaacttaaattttcatgtatggttttaagaattttcttaatgaaatccatatgaaatgagagttgaaagtagcttggaaaagcttgaaaaaaaaatttgagaatgtttgtcccacattgaaataaataaaggaggttgtgtgctttatatggtattacccacatgagtagtatacaactactaaggtgtgtgatagtccattgtgttgttgtgtgcttcacgcgcacacacgcGCGCCgccgccccgccccgccacgcaccgcaccggaccggaccggaccgggtcggggcgatttgggcgaatatctcggcgtctcgcgtacgcgaggcgacctgggcgaggattttatttatttgagaattaattttaattcaaatttatttatctgTGACTGGATTATTATTAAATTGTTAGACTGGGTTTGATACTGAAATGGGCcaagtcactttgttagtgggcttagtctaaataccttgaacctggacaaataatataatctgatctgtaactgatgaataaaatcagaacttaagttctgatatgatatctcagaacttaacttaagttctgataaagaacttaacttaagttctgatatcagatcagaaattaacttaagttctgataataatgtgggttttaatgggtgttaatgtgaaaagctgttacaagtaatttaaattcaaaatctgatcagttttgattttttattaatgaagcagtttaattcagatattaagtgtgtggacagtttcattttttcctctcctataaatagaggttaaagtgaatgtattatacacactacattctcttctcttctcttcaacctctctgcatttctctcccaaaagtcctgaagtgctgatattttccggcgactgaggtgctggtcgaagtggagcttttgttgctgctgttaacataaactccgagctgttttatcctggtggagatattgtgtgcatcccaaacgcagcaggtaggggcaatattctcttcaagagcagccaggacttcgagcaaggcctggtgactcagctgtgatcatttttcttggcattttgtatatgtgaacctttatttcagtcactgttaaaagctacggtttcgggtacatctttctttctctcttcgttatttcagttactgattttgtttacctgcatgttttgttttgttaactgtggtcttggcctaaacttgctaaattctttatacacttgcttctatgttgctatatttgttagtgagttttacaacattcttgaagagaatattaattatatagaatttagcataatggttaacgaaagtgaggttatcgttggtggtggtagcggttcgggtgcaactgctggggccattgattggaccacctatagtttcccacaggctgttgaactaaccggtttaccggagaaattcaacggtggcattggcttttctcactggcagaaaaggatgaagttgtggctgactataaagggtctatggccggttgtggaatatgagaaactagtagtggatcaagagaaggctgacacagttaaggcttttgcgaagtgggctgagaaggatggagtggctagagcagcaattctggcggcactaacaaacactttgtttgatgtctattcttctgatgcctactccgcaaaactcttatgggagaagctggaccagacacataatactgactcacaag is a window from the Apium graveolens cultivar Ventura chromosome 1, ASM990537v1, whole genome shotgun sequence genome containing:
- the LOC141685451 gene encoding uncharacterized protein LOC141685451 — translated: MYTQVFVYYAALKLKGPSISSVNSGDTSLNFNPIFKHGRMSQPATSPLRRSCHNPHEPKLRKSKGKNIYQVSHENKNLISDFDNVVEIDNSESSDLDFGIDDMYHDELDGVILNQNLWRGYMDLGPPSKLCNKYGATMWNEERNNKSCPCKEPTFSLCCQNGQIHLSKERPPPEPLASLLLGGEKSRHYKQYIRVYKCMFQFTSTGGKIDNSINRGSSPYYFRLQCQNYHLVGSLVPLDGSCPKFCQLYIYDTHNEVENRINAMGGASNNVDPDIVEEILSMLDKNNELVKVFRMARNRFENEDLDEFKLVLISSQSSSGRPNHITPLDEVTASIVSDDMDTENLDDKELDPDSTQRRHVSLREYYCYKIMIRTSEGLTPHLAGRLWQQYVVDQFAAIEQYRLEWVSMHQTTIHADLYNFVRDALSKGDHDPMHVGKSVILPALFIGSQQYLSQYFKDFLAICRAIGHPSLFLTMTCNSKWSEIQEILKLLSNVDPVDAPDIVSRVFKLKLDQLLDLIKKENFFGKCIGEVWFAHVHMLIWLSPESRPNSIEKVDQLVSAEISDKNSDPIAYEVVKNYMMYGPCDLMVIPVLTIVVFLCIGGITLCQINLEICNSSRSLKYLFKYCLKGHDTATMLLKKKSNKSGIE